The following coding sequences lie in one Lelliottia jeotgali genomic window:
- a CDS encoding Polyphosphate kinase → MGQEKLYIEKELSWLAFNERVLQEAADKSNPLIERMRFLGIYSNNLDEFYKVRFAELKRRIIISEEQGLNSHSRHLLGKIQARVLKADQEFDGLYNELLLEMARNQIFLINERQLSANQQTWLRHYFKHYLRQHITPILINRETDLVQFLKDDYTYLAVEIIRGDSIRYALLEIPSDKVPRFVNLPPETPRRRKPMILLDNILRYCLDDIFKGFFDYDALNAYSMKMTRDAEYDLVHEMEASLMELMSSSLKQRLTAEPVRFVYQRDMPDAMVEMLRDKLTISRYDSIVPGGRYHNFKDFIGFPNVGKANLVNKPLPRLRHIWFDKFRNGFDAIRERDVLLYYPYHTFEHVLELLRQASFDPNVLAIKINIYRVAKDSRIIDAMIHAAHNGKKVTVVVELQARFDEEANIHWARRLTEAGVHVIFSAPGLKIHAKLFLISRKEGDDVVRYAHIGTGNFNEKTARLYTDYSLLTADARITNEVRRVFNFIENPYRPVSFDYLLVSPQNSRRLLYAMIDKEIAAAQKGEPSGITLKLNNLVDKGLVDRLYAASSTGVPVNLLIRGMCSLIPELEGISENIRVISIVDRYLEHDRIYIFENGGDKQVYLSSADWMTRNIDYRIEVATPLLDPRLKQQILDIIELQLSDTVKARYIDKELSNRYVQRGNRRKVRSQLAIYDYIKSLEQPD, encoded by the coding sequence ATGGGTCAGGAAAAGTTATACATCGAGAAAGAGCTAAGCTGGTTAGCGTTTAACGAGCGCGTACTTCAGGAAGCGGCTGATAAAAGCAATCCGCTGATTGAACGTATGCGTTTTCTGGGTATTTATTCCAATAACCTGGATGAATTCTATAAAGTCCGTTTTGCTGAACTGAAGCGGCGGATCATCATCAGCGAAGAGCAAGGCCTGAACTCCCATTCGCGCCACCTTCTGGGTAAAATCCAGGCGCGCGTCCTGAAAGCAGACCAGGAATTTGACGGTTTGTACAACGAGCTGCTGCTCGAAATGGCGCGTAACCAGATCTTCCTGATTAACGAACGCCAGCTTTCCGCCAACCAACAAACCTGGCTACGCCACTACTTCAAGCATTATCTGCGCCAGCACATCACCCCTATTCTTATCAATCGCGAAACCGATCTGGTGCAGTTCCTGAAAGATGATTACACCTATCTGGCGGTTGAAATTATTCGTGGCGACTCCATTCGCTACGCGCTGCTGGAGATCCCGTCGGATAAAGTCCCGCGCTTTGTGAACCTGCCGCCGGAAACGCCGCGCCGCCGCAAGCCGATGATCCTACTGGACAACATTCTGCGCTACTGCCTGGACGACATTTTCAAAGGCTTCTTCGATTACGATGCGTTGAACGCCTACTCCATGAAAATGACCCGCGACGCCGAATACGATCTGGTGCACGAGATGGAAGCCAGTCTGATGGAGCTGATGTCCTCCAGCCTGAAACAGCGTCTGACCGCCGAACCGGTGCGCTTTGTTTATCAGCGAGATATGCCGGACGCAATGGTAGAAATGCTGCGCGACAAGCTGACCATCTCCCGCTACGACTCCATCGTGCCGGGCGGGCGTTACCACAACTTTAAAGACTTTATTGGCTTCCCGAACGTCGGTAAAGCTAACCTGGTCAACAAGCCGCTGCCGCGTCTGCGCCATATTTGGTTCGATAAATTCCGTAACGGATTCGACGCCATCCGTGAGCGTGACGTGCTGCTCTACTATCCTTACCACACCTTTGAGCACGTGCTGGAACTGCTGCGTCAGGCGTCGTTCGACCCGAACGTACTGGCTATTAAGATCAACATTTACCGCGTGGCGAAAGACTCGCGCATCATAGATGCGATGATTCACGCTGCCCACAACGGTAAAAAAGTGACGGTAGTGGTTGAGCTGCAGGCCCGTTTCGACGAAGAAGCGAACATCCACTGGGCGCGTCGTCTGACGGAAGCCGGTGTACACGTCATATTCTCCGCGCCTGGCCTGAAAATTCATGCCAAACTATTCCTGATTTCCCGTAAAGAAGGTGACGACGTGGTGCGCTACGCCCACATCGGGACCGGTAACTTTAACGAGAAAACCGCGCGACTTTATACGGACTACTCGCTGCTGACCGCCGACGCGCGCATCACCAACGAAGTGCGTCGGGTGTTTAACTTCATCGAAAACCCGTACCGCCCGGTGAGTTTCGACTATCTGCTGGTCTCCCCGCAGAACTCGCGCCGCCTGTTGTACGCGATGATCGACAAAGAGATTGCTGCCGCGCAGAAAGGCGAGCCGTCGGGTATTACACTCAAACTGAACAATCTGGTCGACAAAGGGCTGGTGGATCGTCTGTATGCCGCCTCCAGTACCGGTGTGCCGGTGAATCTGCTGATTCGCGGCATGTGTTCGTTGATTCCAGAACTGGAAGGCATCAGCGAAAATATCCGCGTGATCAGCATCGTTGACCGTTATCTGGAACACGACAGGATCTATATTTTTGAAAATGGTGGCGACAAACAGGTTTATCTCTCTTCAGCGGACTGGATGACGCGAAACATTGATTACCGAATTGAAGTCGCCACTCCGCTGCTCGACCCACGTCTGAAGCAGCAGATCCTCGATATTATTGAGCTGCAATTGAGTGACACTGTTAAGGCTCGCTATATCGACAAAGAACTGAGTAACCGCTACGTGCAGCGCGGCAACCGCCGTAAAGTGCGCTCACAGCTGGCGATTTACGACTATATCAAATCACTCGAGCAACCTGATTAA
- a CDS encoding Exopolyphosphatase, which produces MVIAREVDGAMQIIGRLKQRVHLADGLDDKNMLSEEAMERGLACLSLFAERLQGFSPSSVCIVGTHTLRQALNAPEFLKRAEKVIPYPIEIISGNEEARLIFMGVEHTQPEKGRKLVIDIGGGSTELVIGEDFEPKLVESRRMGCVSFAQMYFPGGTINRENFQRAKMAAVQKLESLAWQYRIQGWNVALGASGSIKAAHEVLLAMGEKDGIITPERLELLREEVLKHKSFEALSLPGLSDERKAVFVPGLAILCGVFDALAIRELRLSDGALREGVLYEMEGRFRHQDIRSRTAQSLANQYNIDREQAKRVLETTTHIYEQWEAQNPKLAHPQLAALLKWATMLHEVGLNINHSGMHRHSAYILQNSDLPGFNQEQQMMMATLVRYHRKAIKLDDLPRFTLFKKKQFLPLIQLLRLGVLLNNQRQATTTPPTLILKTDDHHWTLSFPHDWFSQNALVLLDLEKEQQYWEGVTGWLLKIEEEQSPDVAA; this is translated from the coding sequence ATGGTCATCGCCCGCGAGGTCGACGGCGCCATGCAGATCATCGGGCGCCTCAAGCAGCGCGTTCATCTCGCCGATGGTCTTGACGACAAAAACATGCTCAGCGAAGAGGCGATGGAGCGTGGCTTAGCCTGCCTGTCACTGTTCGCCGAACGCTTGCAAGGCTTTTCGCCGTCCAGCGTGTGCATCGTCGGAACGCACACGTTGCGCCAGGCGCTGAACGCACCGGAGTTTCTCAAACGCGCGGAAAAAGTTATCCCCTATCCTATTGAGATAATCTCGGGTAACGAAGAAGCGCGATTGATTTTCATGGGCGTGGAACACACTCAGCCTGAAAAAGGCCGCAAGCTGGTGATCGATATCGGCGGCGGTTCTACCGAGCTGGTCATTGGCGAAGATTTTGAGCCGAAGCTGGTTGAAAGCCGTCGTATGGGCTGCGTCAGCTTTGCGCAGATGTATTTCCCTGGCGGCACCATAAACCGAGAAAACTTCCAGCGCGCGAAAATGGCAGCGGTGCAAAAGCTGGAATCCCTCGCCTGGCAGTATCGCATTCAGGGCTGGAACGTTGCGCTTGGTGCGTCCGGCAGCATCAAAGCAGCGCATGAAGTGCTGCTGGCGATGGGCGAAAAAGACGGGATTATCACCCCGGAACGTCTGGAGTTGCTGCGCGAAGAGGTGCTTAAACATAAAAGCTTTGAAGCGCTGAGCCTGCCGGGTTTATCCGACGAACGTAAGGCCGTATTTGTACCTGGCCTCGCAATTCTGTGTGGGGTATTTGATGCGCTGGCGATCCGCGAGCTGCGTCTGTCCGACGGTGCGCTGCGTGAAGGCGTGCTGTACGAAATGGAAGGTCGCTTCCGTCATCAGGATATTCGCAGCCGCACCGCACAAAGCCTGGCGAATCAATACAACATCGACCGGGAACAAGCAAAACGCGTTCTGGAAACCACCACGCATATTTATGAGCAGTGGGAAGCGCAGAATCCGAAGCTCGCTCATCCGCAGCTGGCTGCCCTGCTGAAATGGGCAACGATGCTGCACGAAGTGGGCCTGAATATTAACCACAGCGGAATGCATCGTCACTCGGCGTATATTCTGCAAAACAGCGATCTGCCGGGCTTCAACCAGGAGCAACAAATGATGATGGCGACATTGGTGCGCTATCACCGTAAAGCCATCAAACTGGATGATTTGCCGCGCTTTACGCTGTTCAAGAAAAAACAGTTCCTGCCGTTGATCCAGTTGCTGCGCTTAGGCGTGCTGCTGAACAACCAGCGCCAGGCGACGACCACACCGCCGACGCTGATTCTGAAAACCGACGACCATCACTGGACGTTGAGCTTCCCGCATGACTGGTTTAGCCAGAATGCCCTGGTGCTGCTGGATCTCGAAAAAGAGCAGCAGTACTGGGAAGGCGTGACCGGTTGGTTGTTGAAAATTGAAGAAGAGCAGTCGCCAGACGTCGCGGCGTAA
- a CDS encoding cytochrome C-type biogenesis protein, whose protein sequence is MKIIPFLKRHKDRWWALPLVLPVIFLPILSFASTYTHLNGGIIALYYMPLAFLLSTLLFFGFAALPGILLALFLRYYPDTSVFETIAVICHFIVPLIISWGGYRVFAPRRNMVAYGDIRLMSQRIFWQVLCPSTLFLVLFQFAVYLGIYESRQSLAGLNPLSIHTLINYQGLLVGGLTGVPLSYLLIRVIRHPRYLKRLASQIRAQIDKKVTVAEFILWGAALASLLCLLLFPMSDNSSIFSTNYTLSLLMPLMLWGSMRFGYKLISIVWTPVLMVAIHYFYRYIPLGQGYDVQLAITSSSYLVFSFVVIYMAMLATRQREITRHASRLAFLDPMVHMPNLRALSRSLAKSPWSALCMLRVPELEVLGRNYGVLLRIQYKQKLAEWLNGSLQQNECVYQLSGHDLAIRLNTESHAARIEALDEHIKQFRFIWDGMPLQPQVGISYCCVRSPVNHLYLLLGELSIIADLSLSTNHPESLQQRGAANLQRSLKDKVAMMNRLQRALDHNEFQLVAQRVQGIRGDHYHEILLRMQSENGALIAPDKFLPVAQEFGLSSRVDLWVLERTLQFMAEHRDRLRGKRFAINLSPSTLCRSHFPVEVHRLLKKYSIEAWQLIFEITECSGFGSADLLNQIVKQLQKMGCRIAIDDFGTGYASYARLKSVDADILKIDGSFIRNIADNSLDYQIVASICHLARMKKMLVVAEFVESEAIRSAVDSLGIDYLQGYLIGKPEALETLLHSQASPIDA, encoded by the coding sequence ATGAAAATAATACCCTTCCTGAAACGACACAAAGACCGCTGGTGGGCGCTTCCTCTTGTTTTACCTGTGATCTTTCTGCCCATCCTGAGTTTTGCGAGTACCTATACGCACTTAAACGGCGGAATTATTGCCCTTTACTATATGCCACTGGCATTTCTGCTTTCCACGTTGCTCTTTTTTGGCTTTGCCGCATTGCCGGGGATCTTGCTGGCACTGTTTCTTCGTTATTATCCTGACACCAGTGTTTTTGAAACCATCGCTGTTATTTGTCATTTTATTGTTCCTCTGATCATCAGTTGGGGCGGTTATCGGGTGTTTGCTCCCCGGCGAAATATGGTGGCGTACGGCGATATCAGACTCATGTCGCAGCGTATTTTCTGGCAGGTTCTGTGTCCGTCAACGTTATTTCTGGTGCTCTTCCAGTTTGCTGTTTATCTGGGGATTTATGAGAGTCGCCAGAGCCTGGCCGGGTTGAATCCGCTCAGTATTCACACTTTGATTAACTACCAGGGACTGCTGGTTGGCGGGCTAACGGGTGTACCGCTGAGTTATTTACTGATCCGGGTAATCCGCCATCCGCGCTATCTCAAACGGTTAGCTTCTCAGATTCGCGCGCAGATAGATAAGAAAGTCACGGTGGCAGAGTTTATTCTTTGGGGAGCCGCCCTGGCGAGTCTGCTGTGCCTGCTGCTGTTCCCTATGAGCGATAACAGTTCCATTTTCAGCACCAACTATACGCTGTCGTTACTGATGCCGCTGATGCTATGGGGATCGATGCGCTTTGGCTATAAGCTGATATCGATAGTCTGGACGCCGGTGTTAATGGTTGCCATTCACTACTTTTACCGCTACATCCCTCTCGGCCAGGGTTACGACGTTCAGCTGGCAATTACCTCATCCAGCTATCTGGTTTTCTCTTTCGTGGTGATTTACATGGCGATGCTGGCCACGCGCCAGCGAGAGATAACGCGACACGCCAGTCGTCTGGCCTTTCTCGACCCTATGGTGCATATGCCGAATCTGCGGGCGTTGTCGCGATCGCTGGCTAAATCGCCCTGGTCGGCGCTGTGTATGCTGCGTGTACCTGAACTTGAAGTGCTGGGGCGTAATTATGGGGTGCTACTGCGCATCCAGTACAAACAAAAGCTGGCGGAGTGGCTCAACGGCTCGCTCCAGCAAAATGAGTGCGTTTATCAACTGTCTGGACACGATCTGGCGATACGACTGAATACGGAGTCACACGCGGCGCGCATTGAAGCGCTGGATGAACATATCAAGCAGTTTCGGTTTATCTGGGATGGTATGCCGTTGCAGCCTCAGGTCGGCATTAGCTATTGCTGCGTACGCTCGCCGGTTAACCATCTTTATCTGCTGCTGGGTGAGCTGAGTATCATCGCGGATTTGTCGTTATCCACCAATCATCCCGAGAGTCTACAGCAGCGTGGCGCAGCGAATTTGCAGCGTAGCCTGAAAGATAAAGTGGCGATGATGAATCGCTTGCAACGAGCACTTGATCATAACGAATTTCAGCTGGTAGCTCAGCGAGTACAAGGTATCCGTGGTGACCACTACCACGAGATCTTGCTCCGCATGCAGAGCGAAAATGGCGCACTTATTGCGCCCGATAAATTCTTGCCGGTGGCGCAGGAATTCGGTCTTTCATCACGTGTTGATCTATGGGTTCTGGAGCGCACGCTGCAGTTTATGGCTGAGCATCGCGACAGGCTGCGGGGCAAGCGGTTTGCGATTAATCTTTCCCCTTCAACGCTCTGCCGTTCGCACTTTCCTGTTGAAGTTCACCGGTTGCTGAAGAAGTATTCAATCGAAGCGTGGCAGCTGATATTTGAAATTACTGAATGCAGCGGCTTTGGCAGCGCGGATCTGCTCAATCAAATCGTGAAACAGCTACAAAAAATGGGCTGTCGGATTGCGATCGACGATTTTGGTACGGGTTACGCGAGCTATGCGCGCCTGAAAAGTGTCGACGCGGATATCCTGAAAATTGACGGTAGCTTTATTCGCAATATTGCCGACAACAGCCTCGACTATCAGATTGTGGCGTCCATCTGTCATCTCGCCAGAATGAAAAAAATGCTGGTGGTGGCTGAATTTGTGGAAAGTGAAGCGATTCGCAGTGCGGTGGATTCGTTAGGAATTGACTATCTGCAGGGGTATTTGATCGGTAAACCTGAAGCGCTGGAAACATTACTGCATTCTCAGGCGTCACCGATAGACGCCTGA
- a CDS encoding membrane protein: MHKRNRFNTRMTRIILLISFLFFFGRFVYSSIGAWYHHQDKIQSQQVSQPLDAAIR, encoded by the coding sequence ATGCACAAACGAAATCGATTTAACACTCGAATGACCCGCATTATATTGCTTATCAGCTTCCTGTTTTTCTTTGGCCGCTTCGTTTATTCCTCCATTGGCGCCTGGTATCACCATCAGGACAAAATTCAGTCTCAGCAGGTGAGTCAACCGCTGGATGCTGCAATCCGATAG
- a CDS encoding GMP synthase (glutamine-hydrolyzing), whose amino-acid sequence MENIHKHRILILDFGSQYTQLVARRVRELGVYCELWAWDVTEAQIREFNPSGIILSGGPESTTEHNSPRAPQYVFEAGVPVFGVCYGMQTMAMQLGGHVESSNEREFGYAQVEVLTDSALVRGIEDSLTAEGKPVLDVWMSHGDKVTAIPSDFVTVASTESCPFAIMANEEKRFYGVQFHPEVTHTRQGQRLLERFVREICGCEALWTPAKIIEDAIVRLREQVGDDKVILGLSGGVDSSVTAMLLHRAIGKNLTCVFVDNGLLRLNEAQQVMDMFGDHFGLNIVHVEGEERFLSALAGENDPEAKRKIIGRVFVEVFDEQALRLEDVKWLAQGTIYPDVIESAASATGKAHVIKSHHNVGGLPKEMKMGLVEPLRELFKDEVRKIGLELGLPYDMLYRHPFPGPGLGVRVLGEVKKEYCDLLRRADAIFIEELHKADLYNKVSQAFTVFLPVRSVGVMGDGRKYDWVVSLRAVETIDFMTAHWAHLPYDFLGRVSNRIINEVNGISRVVYDISGKPPATIEWE is encoded by the coding sequence ATGGAAAACATTCATAAACATCGCATTCTTATCCTGGATTTCGGTTCTCAGTACACACAGCTGGTGGCACGTCGCGTGCGCGAACTCGGCGTTTACTGTGAACTTTGGGCATGGGATGTCACGGAAGCACAAATCCGTGAATTCAACCCAAGCGGCATCATTCTTTCCGGCGGCCCGGAAAGCACCACCGAGCACAACAGCCCACGCGCACCGCAATATGTGTTTGAAGCTGGCGTTCCTGTATTTGGCGTGTGCTACGGCATGCAAACCATGGCGATGCAGCTGGGCGGCCACGTTGAGTCCTCTAACGAGCGTGAATTTGGTTACGCGCAGGTCGAAGTACTGACCGACAGCGCCCTGGTTCGCGGGATCGAAGATTCCCTGACCGCTGAAGGCAAACCTGTGCTGGATGTGTGGATGAGCCACGGCGACAAAGTGACCGCCATTCCGTCTGACTTCGTGACCGTTGCCAGCACCGAAAGCTGCCCGTTTGCCATTATGGCAAACGAAGAAAAACGCTTCTATGGCGTGCAGTTCCACCCGGAAGTCACCCACACCCGTCAGGGCCAGCGTTTGCTCGAGCGTTTCGTGCGTGAAATCTGTGGCTGCGAAGCGCTGTGGACGCCTGCAAAAATCATCGAAGACGCGATTGTTCGTCTGCGTGAGCAAGTCGGCGATGACAAAGTTATTCTTGGCCTGTCCGGTGGCGTTGACTCCTCCGTGACCGCGATGCTGCTGCACCGTGCTATCGGCAAAAACCTGACCTGTGTGTTCGTGGATAACGGTTTGCTGCGTCTGAACGAAGCCCAGCAGGTCATGGACATGTTCGGCGATCATTTCGGTCTGAACATCGTTCACGTCGAAGGCGAAGAGCGTTTCCTTTCCGCGCTGGCGGGTGAGAACGATCCTGAAGCCAAACGTAAAATCATTGGTCGCGTGTTTGTTGAAGTGTTCGACGAACAGGCGCTGCGTCTGGAAGACGTGAAGTGGCTGGCGCAAGGTACCATTTACCCTGATGTGATCGAATCCGCTGCCTCCGCAACCGGTAAAGCACACGTCATCAAATCTCACCACAATGTGGGCGGCCTGCCGAAAGAGATGAAGATGGGTCTGGTGGAACCGCTGCGCGAGCTGTTCAAAGACGAAGTGCGTAAGATCGGTCTTGAGCTGGGTCTGCCGTACGACATGCTGTACCGCCACCCATTCCCGGGTCCAGGTCTGGGCGTGCGCGTGCTGGGCGAAGTGAAGAAAGAGTACTGCGACCTGCTGCGTCGTGCAGATGCAATCTTCATTGAAGAACTGCATAAAGCTGACCTGTACAACAAAGTGAGCCAGGCGTTCACCGTGTTCCTGCCAGTCCGCTCCGTCGGCGTAATGGGCGATGGTCGTAAATACGACTGGGTTGTCTCTCTGCGCGCCGTCGAAACCATCGACTTCATGACCGCTCACTGGGCGCACCTGCCGTACGACTTCCTGGGGCGCGTATCCAACCGCATCATCAATGAAGTTAACGGTATTTCCCGTGTCGTTTATGACATTAGCGGTAAACCACCAGCGACGATTGAGTGGGAATAA
- a CDS encoding exodeoxyribonuclease VII large subunit, whose amino-acid sequence MFRNSNRRVTFRPQHGQQVLVRANITLYEPRGDYQIIVESMQPAGEGLLQQKYEQLKATLSAEGLFDQQFKKALPSPAHCVGVITSKTGAALHDILHVLKRRDPSLPVVIYPTAVQGDDAPGQIVRAIALANARQECDVLIVGRGGGSLEDLWSFNDERVARAIFDSQIPIVSAVGHETDVTIADFVSDMRAPTPSAAAEIVSRNQLELLRQLQNGQQRLEMAMDYFLANRNRRFTQLQHRLQQQHPQLRLARQQTVLERLRQRMNFALDNQLKRAVSRQQRMTQRLNQQNPQPRIYRAQTRMQQLEYRLGENIRARLSSTRERFGNAVTHLEAVSPLSTLARGYSVTTATDGTVLKQTKQVKAGDVLTTRLADGWVESEVKGITPAKKTRKKKVV is encoded by the coding sequence ATGTTTCGCAACAGCAATCGCCGGGTGACGTTCCGCCCTCAGCATGGTCAGCAAGTTCTGGTACGCGCTAATATCACATTGTATGAACCGCGCGGTGATTATCAAATTATCGTCGAGAGCATGCAGCCTGCGGGCGAAGGGTTGCTGCAACAAAAATACGAGCAACTGAAAGCGACACTTTCCGCAGAAGGCCTGTTCGATCAGCAGTTCAAGAAAGCACTGCCCTCACCTGCCCATTGCGTGGGGGTGATCACCTCCAAAACCGGTGCGGCGCTGCATGATATTTTGCATGTGCTAAAGCGTCGTGACCCGTCGCTACCCGTTGTGATTTATCCAACCGCCGTCCAGGGTGATGATGCGCCAGGGCAAATTGTTCGCGCCATTGCGCTGGCAAACGCCCGTCAGGAGTGCGATGTCTTAATCGTCGGGCGCGGCGGCGGTTCTCTGGAAGACTTGTGGAGCTTTAACGACGAACGCGTAGCGCGGGCGATTTTCGACAGTCAGATCCCTATCGTCAGCGCAGTCGGACATGAAACCGACGTCACCATCGCCGATTTTGTTTCCGATATGCGCGCACCAACACCATCGGCTGCCGCTGAAATCGTCAGCCGGAACCAGCTGGAACTCTTGCGCCAGTTGCAGAACGGACAGCAGCGTCTGGAGATGGCGATGGACTATTTCCTCGCTAACCGCAATCGTCGTTTCACCCAGCTTCAACATCGCCTGCAACAGCAGCATCCGCAGCTGCGTCTTGCGCGTCAGCAGACGGTGCTGGAACGTCTGCGCCAGCGGATGAATTTCGCGCTGGATAATCAGCTTAAGCGCGCCGTTTCGCGCCAGCAACGCATGACCCAGCGCCTGAATCAGCAAAATCCGCAGCCGCGCATCTACCGTGCACAAACCCGCATGCAGCAGCTTGAGTATCGTCTGGGCGAGAATATCCGTGCACGTCTGAGCAGCACACGTGAGCGCTTTGGCAACGCGGTGACGCATCTGGAAGCCGTTAGCCCGCTCTCGACGCTGGCGCGCGGCTACAGCGTGACCACGGCGACCGACGGCACGGTGCTGAAGCAGACCAAACAGGTGAAAGCCGGGGATGTGCTGACCACCCGTCTGGCCGACGGCTGGGTAGAAAGTGAAGTGAAAGGCATTACGCCCGCCAAAAAGACGCGCAAGAAAAAGGTGGTTTAA